ACATTTTTCTTTAGTAAAAAGAGAAATCATCTATTAACGACCACTTGGGTCAGACCAGGTTTTCATAGTGAAGATTATCAAATTGTCAATTAAACTTTTTTCACCCCTTTAGTGCTCACTTTTTTTATGTCGCCGTTTACATCAAAATTTAAACTATCAAGGCAAAGCTGCCTTAACACAAAAGATTCTTTTTGCGGAAAAATGCGGTGATATAAAATATAGCGCTGCCCTTTATTTAAAAAAGTAGTATGATGTCCGGGGCCAATAACCGTGCTATCAGCAGAGGTATTCAGTATTACCCTATGCTTATTTTCAGTAAAAGGGCCAAGAGGGCTTCTTCCTTTCGCATAACCTACCTGGTAGCTTGCATCGATAGCTTTTCCCTCCGAAAACATAAGGTAATAGGTTTGGTTACGTTTAACCATATGCGCCCCTTCAAAAAAATGCGGCGTGGTAATATCTTTAGGTACCCCATCAAATGATACCATATCGCTTTTAAGCTTTACGGCCATGCAGTGCCCGTTAATCCAGTTATAACCTGATCCCCAATATAGGTAAGCACTCCCGTCGGTATCAATAAAACAATCCGGATCGATATTATGGACTTTAGGATAATCTGTAGATTTTACCATTGGTGAATTGTCCTTTTTCAAGTTTTTCCAGGGGCCAAGCGGCGTGCTACTTACGCCTCCCCAAACCTCTCCTCCTACCGCTACATACATATAAAACCGGCTATCTCTGCCCTTTACTACCGATGGCGCCCAAACCATTTCATCAAGCGAGGTTTTGCTGGTACAGGCCCGCTTTGTTGGCCAATTGATATGATGCCTGTTAAACTTAATAAAATCGGTTGTTTCCAGTACAGCTAATTCGTTAGCCCCCCATGGATCGATTGTAGCATAAATAAAATAGCGGCCTTTATCTTTTACAATAGTAGGATCGGCAAAGTAGCCTCCGGTTATTGGATTAGGTATCATATGCTTTTGCGCGTGCAAAGTGGTGCAATACACCAACAGGAACAAGGCAAATATTAAACGCTGTTTCATGATCGAAGTATTTAATTCAGTTATTTTACAACCAGTTTAATTTCTGCTGCGGGCAGGCCCTCTGCTTTTGCCGAGACCATAACCGTCCCGCTCGTTTCACCCGCCTGTATAACAGCCAAAGCCAGCCCGTTAAACGCGTATCGGTAATTAGCTTTAAAAGGTTCGTGACTTGTCGGATCACCATTATCAACGCCGGCAATAAAGGCATCACCGGTAACCTTAAAAGTTATTTTATTTTTGGCCAATGGAACAAGGTTTCCATCCTTATCCAACACTTTAGCGGTGATAAAGGCCAAATCCGCATCCCCTGCTTTGAGCATACTTTTATCCGCCGAAAGTTGGATAACAGCGGGCGAACCTGCTGTTTTAACCTCTGTTGATAAAACCACAACTCCATTTTTTCGGGATACGGCCCTCAAGGTGCCGGGTTCATACTTTACCCGCCACATTACATGCAGGTCATCAGCCTGTTTCTTTTTTATGCCTAATGATTTTTCATTTAGATAGAGTTCTACTTCATCGGCGTTATTATAATAGGCCCAAACATCCACGGTTTTGCCCGGTTCCCAGTTCCAATGCGGAAATAAATGTAACACAGGTTTATTTGTCCATTCGCTCTGGTACATGTAATAAACATCTTTAGGGAAGCCCGCGAGGTCAATAATACCGAAATAAGAACTGCGCGCGGGCCAGGTGTATGGCGTTGGTTCGCCGAGGTAATCAAAGCCCGTCCAGATGAACATGCCCGAAAGGAAATCGTATTTTTTGATGATCTTCCAGGTTTCTTCGTGAGTAGATCCCCATGGCGTGGAAACATTATCATAGGCCGAAACGGTGAAATCAGGATTCATGGGCTGCTTATCCTCGTCAGACCAGCGACGGATACTATCGCTCGGCATATCATAGATGCCCCGGGTTTCCAATGCCGATGTTGTTTCCGTGCCGATAAATTTCTTATCCGGGTAACGCTCATGAAAACCAACCAGATCGTTGTGATGATAATTATAACCCACCAGATCGATAGCGCCCGACTTGATGATCTGATTTTTGGTATCGGGATGATTGTTGGCGGCCGTAACCGGACGTGTACTATCAAGGTTGTGCACTATCGCGGCCAGATCTTTGGCTATCCTGAAACCGCTGCTATCGCTTTGCTCCGGTATTTCATTACCTATGCTCCATATCATCACCGAAGGATGGTTACGATCTCTCAATACCTGGTCTTCCAAATCGCGCTTATGCCACTGTTTAAAAAACAGGTGGTAATCATATTTCTCCTTCGCCTTTTCCCAGCAGTCAAAAGCCTCATCCATCACTATAAAACCCATTGAATCGGCCAGATTAAGGAGTTCGGGCGATGGCGGGTTGTGCGATGTGCGGATGCCATTGCATCCCATCTCCTTTAATATTTTCAACTGCCTTGCAAGCGCGTGTACATTCAAGGCGGCACCCAGGCAGCCAAGATCATGGTGCAGGCAAACACCTTTTATTTTTACGCTTTCGCCATTCAGAATAAAACCCTTATCGACATCAAAATGAAAATCACGTATCCCAATGGTAGTTGTGTAAGTGTCTAAAACAACATTGCCCGAGATTATTTTTGATACAACCTGATAAAGCGCGGGCTTGGTTACCGACCATAACTTTGGCTTCAACACCAGCAAATCCTGATTAGCAATGGTTAATGAATCTTTGATTAACAGTTGGTTAACTACCCGTCCGCCCACTGCCTTACCGGCCATGTCATACAAGCCGGTAATTAGCTTATATT
The sequence above is a segment of the Mucilaginibacter celer genome. Coding sequences within it:
- the galB gene encoding beta-galactosidase GalB, yielding MKYTYLLFSIFLLTAVFVHAQNQPGRQVSNFDKNWLFNLGDVTNAQLAGFNDAGWRKLNLPHDWSIEGKFSKDNPAKPEGGALPGGIGWYRKAFVVPDANKRKLTYIEFDGVYQKSDVWVNGHHLGFRPNGYISFRYELTPYLKYGGQKNVIAVKVDNSTQPNSRWYSGSGIYRHVRLVTVNKIAVDQWGTFVTTNTVSEDSAKVSVKTTIRNKGGKTGEYKLITGLYDMAGKAVGGRVVNQLLIKDSLTIANQDLLVLKPKLWSVTKPALYQVVSKIISGNVVLDTYTTTIGIRDFHFDVDKGFILNGESVKIKGVCLHHDLGCLGAALNVHALARQLKILKEMGCNGIRTSHNPPSPELLNLADSMGFIVMDEAFDCWEKAKEKYDYHLFFKQWHKRDLEDQVLRDRNHPSVMIWSIGNEIPEQSDSSGFRIAKDLAAIVHNLDSTRPVTAANNHPDTKNQIIKSGAIDLVGYNYHHNDLVGFHERYPDKKFIGTETTSALETRGIYDMPSDSIRRWSDEDKQPMNPDFTVSAYDNVSTPWGSTHEETWKIIKKYDFLSGMFIWTGFDYLGEPTPYTWPARSSYFGIIDLAGFPKDVYYMYQSEWTNKPVLHLFPHWNWEPGKTVDVWAYYNNADEVELYLNEKSLGIKKKQADDLHVMWRVKYEPGTLRAVSRKNGVVVLSTEVKTAGSPAVIQLSADKSMLKAGDADLAFITAKVLDKDGNLVPLAKNKITFKVTGDAFIAGVDNGDPTSHEPFKANYRYAFNGLALAVIQAGETSGTVMVSAKAEGLPAAEIKLVVK
- a CDS encoding family 43 glycosylhydrolase, producing the protein MKQRLIFALFLLVYCTTLHAQKHMIPNPITGGYFADPTIVKDKGRYFIYATIDPWGANELAVLETTDFIKFNRHHINWPTKRACTSKTSLDEMVWAPSVVKGRDSRFYMYVAVGGEVWGGVSSTPLGPWKNLKKDNSPMVKSTDYPKVHNIDPDCFIDTDGSAYLYWGSGYNWINGHCMAVKLKSDMVSFDGVPKDITTPHFFEGAHMVKRNQTYYLMFSEGKAIDASYQVGYAKGRSPLGPFTENKHRVILNTSADSTVIGPGHHTTFLNKGQRYILYHRIFPQKESFVLRQLCLDSLNFDVNGDIKKVSTKGVKKV